The sequence below is a genomic window from Bacillota bacterium.
TTGCGGTTGTGCGACTTTTGTTTTAATGGGTACAAGTTAATGGGTGAATAATCAAAGATATTGGTCATGTTTTCCCGCCTCCTGGTTTTGGTGTTTGACTCCAAACACTATTTTTACCAGGAGGATTTTATTTTGTAACATTTACTTTGCTATTGGAAAATCAAATATGTCCACAGAAAAAATAGAGGGGTTACTAGGATGGCCAGTTTGTCTTTTGTAGACAGGGCTTGTGAGGACATGTAAGTCCTTACAGGGTACAAGCCAAAGGCACGTCCCTCCATAGAGATAGTCAGGTTATCCACGCGGCTCAGGGTCGAAATAACCAGCGGCACGAAAAGGTATCTGACTGCCCGCAGTAAGTTTCTTGGTGAAAGACCTTCAAGCTCAATTCCTTTGGCCATCTGGGCGTTCCTTACCTGTTCCAATTCCAGGTGAAAAACTGGGATAAAGCGCAGCG
It includes:
- a CDS encoding energy-coupling factor transporter transmembrane protein EcfT; this encodes LRFIPVFHLELEQVRNAQMAKGIELEGLSPRNLLRAVRYLFVPLVISTLSRVDNLTISMEGRAFGLYPVRTYMSSQALSTKDKLAILVTPLFFLWTYLIFQ